A portion of the Eubacterium maltosivorans genome contains these proteins:
- a CDS encoding pyridoxamine kinase — MQNTNDIPKGPLQRVAAIHDISGFGKCSMTVVLPILSAAGIEVVCMPTAVLSTHTGGFEGFTYRDLTEDLPAITEHWKSLDLHFSSIYSGFLGSPEQVDIVSNFMDTFNSDNTLVYVDPVMADEGELYSVFDDHMVDKMRELCEKADLLLPNITEACFLLKQPYQHGPYTRDYIEKLVRGLSDMGPEKVVLTGVYFDNEKLGAACYDRAEDKVEYAFSEKVPGQFHGTGDIFGSFCLAALLNGKSLLDSTQFAVDLTTDCILRTVARETNRREGVDFEGVLPEMMKRLELV, encoded by the coding sequence ATGCAAAATACAAACGATATTCCAAAAGGCCCCTTACAGCGGGTGGCCGCGATTCATGATATATCCGGCTTTGGAAAGTGCTCCATGACCGTCGTGCTGCCCATTTTATCCGCGGCAGGCATTGAGGTGGTCTGTATGCCTACTGCGGTTCTTTCAACCCATACCGGCGGCTTTGAGGGCTTTACCTACCGCGACCTCACCGAAGACCTCCCGGCCATTACCGAGCACTGGAAATCGCTGGACCTGCACTTTTCATCAATCTACAGCGGCTTTTTAGGCTCACCGGAGCAGGTGGACATTGTGTCCAATTTTATGGATACCTTTAATTCAGACAACACACTGGTCTATGTGGACCCGGTTATGGCTGATGAGGGTGAGCTTTACAGCGTTTTTGACGACCATATGGTGGATAAAATGCGCGAGCTCTGCGAAAAGGCAGACTTGCTGCTGCCCAACATCACCGAGGCATGTTTTCTTTTGAAGCAGCCTTATCAGCACGGTCCATATACCAGGGATTATATTGAAAAGCTTGTGCGCGGCCTGTCCGACATGGGCCCGGAAAAGGTCGTGCTGACCGGCGTGTACTTTGACAATGAAAAGCTGGGCGCCGCCTGCTATGACCGCGCCGAGGATAAGGTAGAGTACGCCTTCTCCGAAAAAGTGCCCGGACAGTTCCACGGGACGGGTGATATTTTCGGAAGCTTCTGTCTGGCAGCCCTGCTGAACGGTAAATCGCTGCTGGATTCCACACAGTTTGCTGTCGATCTGACCACAGACTGCATCCTCAGAACGGTTGCCCGTGAGACTAATCGTCGCGAAGGTGTGGATTTTGAAGGCGTGCTGCCAGAGATGATGAAACGTCTTGAGCTGGTCTAG
- a CDS encoding extracellular solute-binding protein, protein MNKLIKALAAGLLIAATALTAVGCSTGNADNKVVIYSNADDEALTAMENALTAGGYEGQYIIQSFATSELGGRMMAEGSKIEADLVTMSTYYLDTAQKESEMFSDLSFDHTTLSGDCPSYSSPITAQEGAVMVNTEVMREQGLSAPASIKDLADPKYAGQVSIPDIEGSSTGWILVQAVIDAYGETEGAEIMTGIIRNAGPHMESSGSGPFKKVKAGEVALAFGLRHQAVAAKKEGLPIDYIDPSEGSYALTESIAVINKGDKTNAKAMEMAECIVKSARTELLKTYPLPLYPGETADPALCTKNPKTFPEPLTVDLLQKHQEFSEKCKLNK, encoded by the coding sequence ATGAATAAACTTATAAAAGCCCTGGCTGCCGGACTGCTCATTGCCGCCACAGCCCTCACCGCTGTGGGGTGCAGTACAGGAAACGCGGATAACAAAGTCGTTATCTACTCCAATGCGGATGACGAAGCCCTGACCGCCATGGAAAACGCTCTGACTGCCGGCGGCTACGAAGGCCAGTATATCATCCAAAGCTTTGCCACCTCCGAGCTAGGCGGCCGGATGATGGCCGAAGGCTCTAAAATCGAAGCCGACCTGGTGACCATGAGCACATACTATCTGGACACTGCCCAAAAGGAATCCGAAATGTTCTCTGACCTGAGCTTTGACCATACCACCCTGAGCGGTGACTGCCCATCCTATTCTTCCCCCATCACAGCCCAGGAAGGCGCTGTCATGGTCAACACTGAGGTGATGCGGGAACAGGGCCTGTCTGCACCGGCCTCCATCAAGGATCTGGCTGATCCAAAGTACGCGGGCCAGGTATCCATACCGGATATTGAAGGTTCCTCCACTGGCTGGATTCTGGTACAGGCTGTCATCGACGCTTACGGCGAGACGGAAGGCGCTGAGATCATGACAGGGATCATCCGAAATGCCGGGCCGCACATGGAAAGCTCCGGCTCCGGCCCCTTTAAAAAGGTAAAAGCCGGCGAGGTCGCACTGGCCTTCGGCCTTCGGCATCAGGCCGTCGCGGCCAAAAAAGAAGGTCTTCCCATCGACTACATCGACCCGTCTGAGGGCAGTTATGCTCTCACGGAATCCATCGCCGTCATTAATAAAGGGGATAAAACCAATGCCAAAGCCATGGAAATGGCTGAATGTATTGTAAAAAGCGCCCGAACCGAGCTGCTCAAGACCTATCCGCTGCCCCTGTATCCCGGCGAAACCGCCGACCCTGCCCTGTGCACCAAAAACCCCAAAACATTCCCAGAGCCCCTGACCGTGGATCTTTTACAAAAACACCAGGAGTTTTCAGAGAAATGCAAGCTTAACAAATAA
- the phnW gene encoding 2-aminoethylphosphonate--pyruvate transaminase, which translates to MKNYKLLTPGPLTTSDAVKAEMLFDHCTWDNEYKAITQKIRAQLLKLAHVSEAAYTAILMQGSGTFGVEAVLSSVIGDKDKVLFITNGAYGERMLDIADYHRLNYLACSEEYNLIPDAAKVRAILTENPDITHVAMVHCETTTGILNDIHAIGELCAEFGKTYIVDAMSSFGGIDIPLEDDHIDFMISSANKCIQGVPGFSFILARTAALEASKGNARSLSLDIYDQWKTMNKDGKWRFTSPTHTVLAFSKALDELEERGGVEARYQRYASNNKLLIEKMAVLGINAYIDEAYRSPIITTFLYPEQGFDFTDMYNFVKERGYAIYPGKLTKVDTFRMSNIGEIYKEDVENLYNIFYDYLKQNA; encoded by the coding sequence ATGAAAAACTATAAACTCTTAACCCCCGGCCCACTGACAACCAGCGATGCGGTAAAGGCAGAAATGCTCTTTGACCACTGTACCTGGGATAATGAATATAAAGCCATCACCCAGAAAATCCGCGCTCAGCTGCTAAAGCTGGCCCATGTCAGCGAGGCTGCATATACCGCCATCCTCATGCAGGGCAGCGGCACCTTTGGCGTGGAAGCCGTACTTTCGAGCGTGATCGGCGATAAGGACAAGGTGCTGTTCATCACAAACGGCGCCTACGGCGAACGCATGCTGGACATCGCGGACTATCACCGTCTGAACTATCTTGCCTGCAGCGAGGAATACAACCTAATCCCTGACGCCGCCAAAGTGCGCGCGATTTTAACCGAAAACCCAGACATCACCCATGTGGCCATGGTGCACTGCGAAACCACCACTGGCATTCTCAACGACATCCATGCCATCGGCGAACTCTGCGCAGAATTTGGCAAAACCTATATTGTCGATGCCATGAGCAGCTTTGGCGGCATTGATATCCCGTTAGAGGATGACCATATCGACTTTATGATCAGCAGCGCCAACAAATGTATCCAGGGCGTACCGGGCTTTTCCTTTATCCTGGCCCGCACAGCCGCCCTCGAGGCCTCAAAGGGCAATGCGCGAAGCCTGTCGCTGGATATTTACGACCAGTGGAAGACCATGAACAAGGATGGAAAATGGCGATTTACTTCCCCGACACATACGGTTCTGGCTTTCTCCAAAGCCTTGGATGAGTTAGAGGAACGCGGCGGAGTCGAAGCCCGTTATCAGCGCTACGCCTCCAACAATAAGCTTTTGATTGAAAAAATGGCAGTGCTCGGCATCAACGCTTATATTGATGAAGCCTACCGCTCCCCCATTATCACTACCTTCCTCTATCCCGAGCAGGGCTTTGACTTTACCGATATGTACAACTTTGTCAAAGAACGCGGCTATGCCATCTACCCTGGAAAGCTGACCAAGGTGGACACCTTCCGCATGAGCAACATCGGAGAAATTTATAAAGAAGATGTTGAAAATCTCTACAATATCTTTTATGATTATTTAAAACAGAACGCTTAG
- a CDS encoding ABC transporter permease subunit: protein MPSNSATDKTRPRLRSRVVTGTPLELKVVFWIIIAIFAVFLAAPLALLLIKSFNVDGSFSLASYAAVLSSAGFLNALLNSFIIAGTSALVTTVIAFMLAYTVNSTNVPGWYKSAVSSVAVLPMLLPTITYGFAIIYSFGRQGLITRLLGFQPFEIYGFNGLLLGYVIYTVPIAFMLINNTFKYIDKKFSVVSRVLGDNSFKTFLTTTFKPLIATLGASFIQAFFLSFTDFGIPASVGGEYKVVATTLYNQMLGSIPNFSKGAVVAMMMLIPSVFSILILRYLEKYNFHYNKISQIELTKNKGRDGLFTVLSALVMIGILSIFAVIFIVPFVQSWPYELGFSLDNIKETLFGGQLTSVYLNSILVAALTAVLGTAIAYLSALVTARSKMGKPSKAAIDGLVQTTNTVPGMVLGIAFLLAFSGTSLQCTFIILIICNIIHYFSTPYLMIKNSLSKMNASWETTGMLMGDSWTKTIFRVVIPNSWSTVFEMFSYYFINAMVTISAVIFIVGARTMVVTTKIKQLQHFGDFEQIFVLSLLILATNLAVKLILKALSKKTERKAA from the coding sequence ATGCCCAGTAATTCCGCCACCGATAAAACGCGGCCGAGGCTGCGGAGCCGGGTTGTTACGGGTACCCCGCTGGAGCTGAAGGTTGTTTTCTGGATCATCATCGCCATCTTCGCGGTGTTCCTTGCCGCTCCACTGGCACTGCTGCTCATCAAGTCCTTCAATGTGGACGGCAGCTTCAGCCTGGCAAGCTATGCCGCTGTGCTGAGCAGCGCAGGCTTTCTGAACGCCCTGCTTAACAGCTTCATCATCGCCGGGACCAGCGCGCTCGTCACCACAGTTATCGCGTTCATGCTGGCCTACACAGTCAACAGCACTAATGTACCCGGCTGGTACAAGAGCGCCGTTTCCAGTGTCGCAGTGCTGCCCATGCTCCTGCCCACCATTACCTATGGCTTCGCCATCATCTATTCCTTTGGCCGCCAGGGCCTGATCACCCGGCTGCTGGGCTTTCAGCCCTTTGAGATTTATGGGTTTAACGGACTGCTGCTGGGTTATGTAATCTACACGGTTCCCATTGCCTTTATGCTCATTAACAATACCTTTAAGTACATTGACAAGAAGTTCTCTGTGGTATCCCGTGTGCTTGGTGACAACAGCTTTAAAACCTTTCTCACCACAACCTTTAAGCCACTGATCGCCACCCTGGGGGCTTCTTTTATTCAGGCCTTTTTCCTGAGCTTCACCGACTTTGGGATTCCGGCATCGGTTGGCGGTGAGTACAAGGTGGTTGCCACCACGCTGTACAATCAGATGCTGGGTTCTATCCCCAATTTCAGCAAGGGGGCTGTTGTTGCCATGATGATGCTGATCCCATCGGTTTTCAGCATTTTGATCCTGCGCTACCTGGAAAAATATAATTTCCACTATAACAAGATCTCCCAGATCGAGCTCACAAAAAACAAAGGACGCGATGGCCTTTTCACGGTTCTGTCCGCTTTGGTAATGATCGGTATTCTGTCCATTTTCGCGGTTATCTTTATTGTTCCCTTTGTGCAGAGCTGGCCCTATGAGCTTGGTTTTTCGCTTGACAACATCAAGGAAACCCTGTTTGGCGGCCAGCTGACCAGTGTCTACCTCAATTCCATTCTGGTAGCGGCGCTCACAGCGGTTTTAGGGACGGCCATTGCCTACCTCAGCGCACTGGTCACTGCCCGCAGTAAAATGGGCAAGCCCTCTAAAGCCGCCATCGACGGCCTGGTCCAGACCACCAACACCGTACCGGGCATGGTGCTTGGCATCGCCTTTCTCCTGGCTTTTTCCGGCACCAGCCTCCAGTGTACCTTTATTATACTGATCATCTGTAACATTATCCATTATTTCTCAACCCCTTACCTGATGATCAAAAACTCGCTGTCAAAGATGAACGCCTCCTGGGAAACCACCGGCATGCTCATGGGTGACAGCTGGACAAAAACCATTTTCAGAGTTGTAATCCCCAACTCCTGGTCCACTGTTTTTGAAATGTTCAGCTATTATTTTATCAACGCCATGGTAACCATCTCCGCTGTCATTTTTATCGTTGGCGCGCGCACCATGGTCGTTACCACCAAAATCAAACAGCTTCAGCACTTCGGCGATTTTGAACAGATTTTTGTCTTATCCCTGCTTATTCTTGCCACCAACCTGGCTGTCAAGCTGATCCTGAAAGCCTTGTCGAAAAAAACAGAAAGGAAGGCCGCCTGA
- a CDS encoding FUSC family protein codes for MSEKIKRLNFKHLRQAAWKGTKKSIPATTLCLLLFFMNMALFGYKNAVIAVPLTIIFNRLKDFSPERWHPYSVMLINLVLATTAHLADMNVWLCVTLDFAATYLMVFLLTDSDTSKAYYSYGFGLVLYQSFSTTVPELRLRLMAIVVSSAIATLGLVVMYFLKRRQTGFKLDPHIFNPFVRLGGKTRDFLKGTARALKNLAAMLRFRLFYSSSDSLQAGTFDFRLTRFAIRISLLVTFSFFLEQVFNIPKGYWLPLNVFIMTLNFYEDSMVKIKQRVGGNIAGVFISAILLHYITGFTGHMIILSIGTFLGYAVDNYLFRATYMTCYAIALSTLFMKQSEVFELRLAYVLLAAVIAVIGSRFIFANKKTDFQT; via the coding sequence ATGAGTGAAAAAATAAAACGCCTGAACTTTAAGCATCTGCGGCAAGCGGCCTGGAAGGGAACTAAGAAATCCATTCCAGCCACCACCCTCTGTCTGCTGCTCTTTTTTATGAACATGGCTTTATTTGGCTATAAAAATGCTGTCATCGCAGTTCCGCTCACCATTATTTTCAACCGACTCAAGGACTTTTCGCCAGAACGCTGGCACCCCTACAGCGTCATGCTCATCAACCTTGTGCTGGCAACCACCGCCCACCTGGCCGATATGAACGTCTGGCTCTGCGTTACCCTGGACTTTGCCGCGACCTATCTCATGGTCTTTCTTCTCACCGACTCCGACACCTCAAAGGCTTACTACAGCTATGGCTTTGGCCTTGTGCTGTACCAGAGCTTCTCCACCACTGTGCCGGAGCTCAGGCTGCGCCTGATGGCCATTGTTGTCTCCAGTGCCATCGCAACCCTTGGCCTTGTGGTCATGTATTTTCTGAAGCGCAGGCAGACGGGCTTTAAGCTGGATCCGCACATTTTTAATCCCTTTGTCCGCCTCGGCGGCAAGACCCGCGATTTTTTAAAGGGGACTGCCCGTGCCCTTAAAAATCTGGCTGCCATGCTGCGCTTTCGTCTGTTTTACAGCTCCAGTGACAGCCTGCAGGCCGGCACCTTTGATTTCCGTCTCACCCGCTTTGCCATCCGCATCTCTCTGCTGGTGACCTTCAGCTTTTTCCTGGAGCAGGTGTTTAACATTCCGAAAGGCTACTGGCTTCCCCTCAATGTTTTTATCATGACCCTCAATTTTTATGAGGACAGCATGGTCAAAATCAAACAGCGTGTGGGCGGCAATATTGCCGGGGTTTTTATCTCAGCCATTCTGCTCCACTATATCACCGGCTTTACCGGACACATGATCATTCTCTCCATTGGCACCTTCCTCGGCTACGCGGTGGATAACTATCTTTTCCGCGCCACCTATATGACCTGCTACGCCATTGCGCTCAGCACCCTGTTCATGAAGCAGTCCGAGGTTTTTGAGCTTCGTCTGGCCTATGTGCTTCTGGCCGCTGTCATTGCCGTCATCGGAAGCCGGTTTATTTTCGCCAATAAAAAAACGGATTTTCAAACCTGA
- the phnX gene encoding phosphonoacetaldehyde hydrolase, with the protein MKKIEAVIFDWAGTTVDYGCFAPVQAFMEVFKSFGIEPTMAETRKPMGMLKRDHIHTMMDMPRINRLWQEKYGRGYTEEDIDALYAQFEEKLMSILDQFADPKPHVLDTVAALRDMGLKIGSTTGYTDEMMAIVTRVAADKGYAPDCWYSPNAVKNYGRPYPFMLFKNLETLGVHSVHNAVKIGDTVSDILEGKNAGVVSIGVVRGSSEMGLTEEEFNHLCDDDKAAAINQVTKTFRDAGADYVIQDLSELIPLIKMLDEQ; encoded by the coding sequence ATGAAAAAGATTGAAGCGGTTATTTTTGACTGGGCCGGCACAACGGTGGATTACGGATGCTTTGCTCCGGTGCAGGCATTTATGGAGGTTTTTAAAAGCTTCGGCATTGAGCCCACCATGGCGGAGACAAGAAAACCCATGGGGATGCTCAAGCGGGACCATATCCACACCATGATGGATATGCCGCGTATCAACCGTCTCTGGCAGGAAAAATACGGGCGCGGCTACACCGAAGAGGATATTGACGCCCTGTACGCCCAGTTCGAGGAAAAGCTCATGAGCATTCTGGATCAGTTTGCAGACCCCAAGCCCCATGTGCTGGATACCGTTGCGGCCCTGCGTGACATGGGCCTGAAAATCGGCTCAACCACTGGCTACACCGATGAAATGATGGCCATAGTCACCCGTGTCGCCGCCGATAAGGGTTATGCGCCGGACTGCTGGTACAGCCCAAACGCTGTGAAAAACTATGGCCGCCCCTACCCCTTTATGCTCTTCAAAAACCTGGAGACTCTGGGCGTTCATTCTGTCCATAATGCTGTAAAAATCGGCGACACGGTCTCCGATATTCTGGAAGGAAAAAACGCCGGCGTTGTCTCCATCGGCGTTGTGCGCGGAAGCTCTGAGATGGGGCTGACCGAGGAAGAATTCAACCATCTCTGTGATGATGACAAAGCCGCTGCCATCAACCAGGTGACCAAAACCTTCAGAGATGCCGGCGCAGACTATGTTATCCAGGATCTGAGCGAGCTGATCCCTCTGATTAAAATGCTCGATGAACAATAA
- a CDS encoding ABC transporter ATP-binding protein, giving the protein MLSLRNVKKAYDGTEILKGITLDIGKGEIVSILGPSGGGKTTLLNLILGITDIDEGQLLYDGEDITHVPMEQRDFNIVFQDYALFPNLNAYNNIVYGLKNKPGISTQEEVDELIDLLDLRPHLDKPIDQLSGGQKQRVALARTLVMKPKVLLLDEPLSALDGVIKESIKERIKTVAKEFDLTTIIVTHDPEEALTLSDRVLILNGGKISQYAEPQEIITKPGNSFVQEFILNQLMIKRNNIFSLFGECYAQ; this is encoded by the coding sequence ATGTTAAGTTTAAGAAATGTAAAGAAGGCCTATGACGGCACAGAAATCCTGAAAGGCATTACACTCGATATCGGAAAGGGCGAAATTGTTTCCATTCTCGGCCCATCCGGCGGCGGTAAAACCACCCTCCTCAACCTGATTCTCGGCATCACCGACATTGATGAGGGACAGCTTTTGTACGATGGTGAGGATATCACCCATGTACCCATGGAACAGCGTGACTTCAACATTGTTTTTCAGGACTATGCCCTGTTCCCCAACCTGAATGCCTACAATAATATCGTATACGGACTCAAAAACAAGCCGGGTATTTCAACTCAGGAGGAGGTTGACGAGCTCATCGACCTTCTGGATCTCAGACCGCATCTGGACAAACCCATTGACCAGCTCTCCGGCGGGCAAAAACAGCGTGTGGCCCTGGCCCGTACCCTGGTCATGAAGCCAAAGGTGTTATTACTGGACGAACCGCTGAGCGCGCTGGACGGGGTTATCAAAGAATCCATCAAGGAGCGGATCAAAACAGTTGCCAAGGAATTTGATCTGACGACCATCATTGTAACACATGACCCTGAAGAAGCCCTTACTTTATCGGACCGGGTGCTCATTTTAAACGGCGGCAAAATTTCACAATACGCCGAGCCGCAGGAAATCATCACGAAGCCCGGCAACAGCTTTGTTCAGGAGTTTATTCTCAACCAGCTCATGATCAAGCGCAACAATATCTTCTCACTGTTCGGAGAATGCTATGCCCAGTAA